Genomic DNA from Cloeon dipterum chromosome 3, ieCloDipt1.1, whole genome shotgun sequence:
taaattccacaaAAAGCGTGTTGGCATgatatcatttaattttagtcattttcccttaaaaacATAGTGACTAAAGGAAACTAATTAATCGTGGAAGATGGCTAAGAAGATTTCTTCAGATTctcaaattactttttaatcaattattccattttcaacggaatatatgtaaaatatttttgaacgtATAGAGGGAACTTAATTTATctaaagtcaaaattaatttggtccCTATTGTGGTTTTGTGTCTTGCCACCACATTATTCTTGAATgtttctgacaatgagaagaGCATAAGGTGTGGTGTTAGCTTTtttgtcagattttttatACGCACACAGTCGCGCGCACACTGCTGTCGGTTTCGGCAAAAGTATCAACTCTCAAAACAATCCCTGAAAAATTACGGCATATTCACCActgttctttctttcttctttgcGCAATTTCTCTGCATGGCTGAAACAGAAggtataaaaattgcaaaaataaaaagcgcaGCAGTCACGAGAGTAAACAGTGAACGGAACGGAGCCTCCCGTTTTTACAGCCCGTATAGGGCGGCGCGCCTCTTgaaagcaaaagaaaagaaaagaaattttatttgaatggtattaaatttctttatttcttgctATCCAAGCAACGAGAGCAGGAGAACCAGACGCCTGGACGGGTAGGCCTTCCTCTCAGCAGGCGCACACCTGTCACCTGCGCCCCCCTCTATGCCACGCGAGCGAGCTATCTGCACCAGCTAGCGGCTGGCCGTGTGAGTCACCGGGCGGGGAGTGGGGGAGGGGAGTGCCTGCACAGCCAGCAGTCGTCGGTCGGAGGGAGAGAAGAAGGAGAGTAGCAGACACAGACAACAGAGTTGCGGTTGTTTGTTTTGCCATCAGAGTGATCAAAGCTTCGAGTGTCCCGTGCTGACTGACTGGGCTGCGTGCGTCCAGGGCCTCCCTTTGCCACGTTCGGTGGCCGACGCGGCTCCGTGTCGGACGGAAGCGGGGCGTGGACTCGCTCGGGGGCTGCGGAGCATGTCAGTGCGCGGCGAGCAGTGccttgtttttgttgtttgttttcagCTCAAGTGCCTCGAAATTGTTGTCGCTGCACCCCGGCTGGTGAGTTCACCTTTTGCCACGCTCAGGTGCGACCTGCACGCCGCTTGCCAGGCACTTGTCTCTGCGTGAATCAAAACTGAGCACGTTTTCTTGCTTAATATCTAATTCTTTTAGACCTGAATGTCACGGTTACAGAAGGCAGTCTCGGCAGGGTAATTAGAGACGCGATCGCTAAACACCGTCCTATCTGCATGACCTGAATTTTCTAGAAAGCACATAAAAATGTGTATGAGAGGCGACGAGTTGTATAATTCTGTAATTTCGTGCCGCGAGTAGTTATCGCCGCTTTTGTTTTCGCCGTTTCTTCTCTCGTGCTCTTAAAACTTACGTGCGATAAGTGGGCTACGAACGCCCGCTCTATCTTCCTCTTGTTatacacacaaaattaaattaagctcACATGTGCAAATTCCATGAAATAAAAGCAACCGATAAAGTAAGGCATTTCTCAACAGCAAAATTATCTAGTATTTTTTCACTatcttgtttaaaaagcagtggTTTTTGCAATGTGCTGTGTTCTTTTAAGGCAAATCTAGCTGGTTGATAAAAATCTAAAGACGCTGCACTGTGTGATCAGTTATTTTATTCCCATAAAAGCTGTAGTGATCAagagttaattaattccaatatCTTCCAAACAGCAAAGTTGTTGTACTTTTCCATCAATGGAGACAAAGCTTTAAACGTTGGTGAACGCAGGTCACTGAAACCCGCGACGCTCATTATCAGCAACGGCACGAGGCATCGCGTTTCAGCCACAAACTATTTTCCCTGGCActgattattgattttaaacttcaTGCTGTTTTTGTGGGCCTTGAGACTAAGCAGATGCATACGAGCTATTCAGCTatatttataaacaattttcacaatttaaattttaggggAAAATCCGCGTTCTTAAAATTCGTCATTCATTCTCATCTCGTAACTCATTCAACGCATCATGAGTCAACTGCTGTTGCTCAATGAAAGCAAATAGTAAAATTCGCTGACTAAGGCGCTAAGAGTGAAGGTTCCAAATGAAGCGTGCAGCGTGTTTATTGCAAATATATTCTGCAAAGCGCGTGTTTCCTCTCTTTCCGGCTGCCGAGGGACAGGGACTCAAGCTCCTGCGTCGTGACTTCCGATCCGGATATACTAATGTGTGTATTGTGATGCATATTTCCATTTACCAGAGGCCACGCCTCTTTATTTTCACAATCCAGTGAATTCTTGTAATCATGGAAGTATGACACAACCGCTTCTTATCAACCGCGCGCACTCGGAAATTTTTTTTGGCGCGTGTAGCGAAATGCGCGGACACGCGGCACCGGATCTGATTGCGGTCTAGACCGTGCGGCTTTCTgccgcaaaattaaaaaagaatagaaTCGGGATTTCAAGCTTAGCTCTAACCGGCAGTTCTTCCATTTAAACTCTCTGAGTGGAAAGATCTTGACTTGCAgctaaatttagattttaattcatttcaggGGGATAGTTTATAGTTGGAAATTGGGCTTGGTTAAAAAGTTAAcacatatttatattatttcgaatttattatttattagaatattttttgagcgAATATAGTCGaaggaaatatttgattttcgtTATGCAGAGCTCCATTGAAGAGCTAGTTTATGAAGAAATATACATTTTCTGCAAAGAGATGGACAAGCTCTAATGTacgtattttaaatatctgaaTCTGATAGCCCTTAGCACTGatgctcaatattttttttttatttataaatattcaataatcGAACCataccaattttttaaagcattattcaaattcctgaaaaaaattgcacactgTTTCCAATCATATCATGATCTGGTAACTTATTCTTTCAAACGGCCTTGTTTTGAACTCATTTGTAGCCTGTTCAGAGCAGTTTCCAGTCCCATTCTGTAACTTGATGCAAAACGTGAAGTTCCTGTTGTGAGGCCGAGTTGAGGAACCCGAGAATTCTCAGTCAGCTATTACGTTTCACCTAcgtgtttaattaataacaccGTTTTGCTggatattttcaatgaaactTCAGCTTGGCCTTATTTAATTCCCATGTTCTTAGCTGCCTGACATTCATTGGTGTAGAATAAAACAGGAAACgcatgtaaaataaatcatttctaaTTCTGGAACAGTTAGGGAAGTGTTTTTTCGTTTGAGGACATCCGTTAATTTATTCCGAGAGTATATTAAGCTAAGCACAATTAACaagctttaaaatgaaagaaatggaaaactcttgaaacataaataatgagcCATGTTGGTTTTCATTTGTACTATTAAATCAGTATTTTCGTTAAACGAGTGGAGTAGATTAAAAACCGATTTTCTCCGTTTTTCTGTGCGCAGGTGACCAGATTTTGGCAGTGAACGGTTCGCCGGCGGGCACACTTGAAGAGACAGTGCGTCTATTCAGAGTTGGGCCTGACGTGGTGAATTTGCGGATCCTGCGAAATGCCGCCCCCGCTGTAGAAATGGGCTCCAATGTGAGCTGTGAAAAAGGACTCAACAGGCGCAGCATCTCCAGCGGCAACCTCGATGCACCTCTCCCGAGGGCTTCTAAAGTACGCTTTTCGCTTTCGCACTGCATTTCACACACGCAGCGTGTGATGGAGATTCATGGTCTCAAGGGGCGAATCCCCTTCTTTTCGGCCCCACTCGCCAGAGCCGGGCTAATGGTGCGGGGCACACCTTTTGTGGGATGCCGCTTTGTCATCTCTGTGACACGctgcacaaaaaatgttttatggcCCTAATGAAATTTAACCACAGCCATTACCGTATTACAAAAAAGGCAACTTTTTAGACCtttgtaatttatataatacGCAATCTGGGATCAAAAAAGGAGCTATTTCCTCATGtcgttttttaatcattttgctgtaaaactaaatgattttttgaccGTTCGGAAGCTCGAAAATTCAACGATGGAGGTGAGCTCGCCTGTTACAAGctaatggaaattgaattattcattgaaGGTGGCTCACTTGGCCAACCACAACGGAAGCCAGACGCTGAACAAGCACTGCGGCTCCCTTCCCAACTATCTGGACAGAGAGAACGACCAGGAGAACAACAACCGAGTCAACAACCAACTGAACATGGAGCTGAAATTTCACTCGGTGCTGCCGAGGGACAACGGCGCCCCAGACCGGCTGCCGcccctgctgctgccgccgccccCTCTCTTCCACGACCCGGTCAACGACCAGGGCTACGGCTCGGAGAGGTCGCCCGAGGAGGAAAAACCACCCTTGCTCCTGCCCAAGTATCCATTTATTAATAAAGGTAGAACctagtaaaaaatacaaaattatttcagtttaagtgcaaaggaattttgaaagctgaccctcataaatatttctttaaatccATTAGTAATGCTTACTTCTGCTTTTtaaggataaaaaaatatgtacagcAACACTGTTTATCAgtgtttaaaatatgatttaaaacaattggaaaaaaattaagtgtgTAATATAATAGTTAAATTCTGTGAACCAGCAATGAGATAAAGCGGCCagcttaaaattagttttgagcAATAATTCCCTTTTATATTACCAAGTTACTTTCATGTTGTTCACTCATACAATTACATCATAATATGTTGTTGTTTATTGATCAAcaatatttcttatattttgtagaaaatgtGTTCGAAGTATGCTTGTCAAGAGGGAGCAGAGGACTAGGTCTTAGTGTTACTGGAGGTGTAGACTGCGCCAACGAGCCGTGGCCGGGGCTAATCAGAATCAAGCGTCTGTTTCCTCGCCAACCTGCCTGGCAGGACGGAAACCTCGCGCCGGGAGACGTGCTTCTTGAAGTCAACGGGGTCCATCTGACCGGGATGACCAACTACGTGAGCTTCCCACCTTAACTTACAGCTTAACAGATTTTCATTGGGCTTGTTCTTTGTGGCGCAGGAGGCACTGGAAGTGCTGCGAACTACCTCTCCGGAAGTGAAGCTCAAAGTGTGCAGGCCGCCTGCTGGTGCTGGTCTCTTACCGGTTGACCCTGAGGACAGCGTAATGAAACCTGTGGAAGACGTTCTCAAGCCCAGCATTCCCTTGCGGCACGAAGATCAAGCTAGTGATGATAGCAACGATGAAAGGGAAGAAAAGGACGCAAAGGACACCAGTCCTGAGAGTGGCGTGAGTTACAATCCCAGAAAAATGCTAAATCGTTTTTCATTAGGAAAAGGTGGTTGAAATTGTCAAACATAACAgcattttacacaattttcttTCCTAAGTGgtttgtattatttgttgctaGTAATTGTTTTTCTCGCCTTTTCCAGCAAAAACTAATCTGTTACTCAATTACAGCTGAAGtaaatgacaaattttgaatagtttaaataaaatatttatcccaCGTTACTAGctaatgttaaaaaacagtAATGCATTTGATGCCATCGTGAATTATGATCGTCGTCATATCACTCAACTCTTCATGTTGTAATCAATTctatttaattccaattatATTTAGTCACCACagataattctaaattttcctagaaaaacatataaaatataatgacaaaaaaattttgtgattCTCATGCTTACTCGTTTTTTCCAGGAATTCTCAATTGAAATTAGGAAAGTAGACAAAAGTTTGGGCTTCACCCTTTGGAAGGAGGACACAAGCAGACTGGGCCACTACGTTAGAGCCCTGGTGAAGGAACCGGCAGTGAGCGATGGCAGAATCAGACCCGGAGATAAAATAATGGCTGTAAGAATGAATCTCTGCGAAATGACCAAAATATTGACGCATCACGTGTAGGTGAACGATGTTGAATTCTCTGAGCTGTCGCACGAAGAAGCGGTGGCCTTCCTGCGCAAGTGTGGCGATGTCGTCACCATCAAACTATACAGGGACGCCGCCCAGACGCCACTGTCCTTCCTCTCGCCCACGGATGGCTTCAGAACTTTCCCCAGAACGAGGCCCCTGCTTCGCAAGGAAGCGATGGACATGCTGCACGACCTGGCAGGCAAAAAGCAAGGCTCGCCGCAGGACTCTAACCGCCACCGAAGGGCTTCAGACGGTCACAACCACAAATCGCCGCACAGCGCGTCGCCGAGGAAGAAGCTGGTAAAGACGCCTCCGAGTCACTTAAAGGCCGAGAAAGGTGAGTCGTTGCTCACTGTGTTCGTGAGAAATTAATGCCGCTGCGAAGGAATTTGCGTCCGCGTCGCGGATTGACAGCCTTAGAAGTGCGGCCTCATGCCAATGTCGTAATCGATTCCTACATAcacaattgatttatttcatttgctcGGGCAGTTGACAAGCCAGCGGATGTGACAGACGCGTCAGGAAGAGCAGCGCTGCAGCTGAGCCTCCAGGCGCTCGCGGATGCCAAAAACTCGGCAGAAAGGTCGGAAAGCCAatcgcgcagcagcagcagaccaGTTTCCTTGGATCTCAGTACGCCATCCAGTGCTCGCAAGCAGAAATTCCAGTTCATGTCTCCGCCCTTCAGCGGAGAGGACGACGAAGACGACAGTTCCGTCATCGCTGGCCTGAGCCCTCCAAATGAGTACCCAGGTAGCTACTTGAGTGTTGCTATGATAGATGCAAACTTTTATCCtgattcatttcattttttttgtctttattaaaataaaaataatcctaTAATTTGAGAGACCTTTGCAATGTTTTTTATGAtgctcagaaattttaaaatagagttTATAATTATCGTACAACTTCTTTCtttatagaaaatttcaaGCGTTGTGTAATATTACTGTTTACATTGCacatgataaaaaattaatgggatttaattaaaaattaattaataatttttgagaaaataccAACCaataacaaattgaaattgaaattaaaataattgcttaaACCAAACAACAAAACTTGCAGTTTCTATAATATGCAAGCTAGAAACCATGCCTGTCTCGTCCTGTCTCTTATTttctaatcaaaaatattttgttgggtaaacaattttactgttttatATCTACTGTTTAGTAAACTTATATCActaagaaacaaataattaggGACAGGAAGatgtgaaaacaaatattttctgtgttAGGTCCAAGCAGCCTGGTGTCCCAGCCGGCCAGTATGCCACCAATGGAATCGTCGTCGGCGGCCCTATTTGGAAAGCTGCAGTACCAGAGCGCGCACCTACCCTCCAACCAGTCTCCCTCTCTGTCTGCCTGCTCAGACCAGGAAATATGTCAGAACCCGCACGGCTTGCTCAAGTGGAAGGGGGTCCAGCTGAATCCAATGTCAAAAACCACCACTCCAGTCACCCCTAAGCTAAAACTTCCCCCAACCGACCTGCAGAATGTTGATGGCGAGGTAAGGACTACGCGCCATTTTTGTTTgtcatcaaaatttcatatcaTGTGATAGGTCCTGGTTGTCGAGCTGACAAGAGGCTGGAACAGTCGACTTGGTTTCACACTTACTGCAGGCGAGGATGGAAAAACCGTCATCAAGCAAATCTACCCTGACAGTGTCGCTTTCAAAGATGGTCGACTGAAGGTTGGGGACCATATAGTCATGGTAACTAATGATgcttataaataatgaaatatattttgaattattcatattttctaAGAAAGGCATTTTAAACAACACAAACCAAAAAGATAAATTCAGAAACAATTTCACTTATTGAAAACCCTAAAAATCACATGCCACGCGTTTTGGTCTGATACAGGCTAGTCAGTGTTGGAAATTGACGCATTAGAGATGCATGCTTCCAGCGGGTGAGTGggtcatgaaattaattaattacacaaCAGAACTAAACAGATTGATCGAGTCGGGGTAGTGGCattaaaagaatttgaatttacaaatttatggtTGATTTAGATTTGTCTTAATTTCCTAAATGGTTCCAATTGCTTTTAGTGCCTTTCGAGAGGTTTGATTGATTCATTTTTGTAACATAAATTAGAGGGTGGTGATAATATGCTAACAATTTTTCGCACTTCAAGGTAAATGACGAAAACATGGATCTCTTATCAACGCCGGAAGTCATCGACTTGGTGCGCAAGATCCGGGGGACCGTCGCCATCACCATAGTTAGGAAGAAAGAATTTTAGATTGAAAGCCGCGCAGCAGCGG
This window encodes:
- the LOC135941516 gene encoding uncharacterized protein LOC135941516 isoform X1, giving the protein MTRDTANAAPVAAPRTKKIRNSAPTPPAEPVLHSPSELFTAEIPPPPYLRREKKGKKAPKPPVPEKPVGLAAKISFEETETKPEGLEKSLNPEIPQENADGENNFAVKSAPVFAEVPDKLASVAVDELHADDETNGVLEPTADKGWEQHQDVCRNLESSSLEESIEVEVVNSEKENLEQEKCQPPKIIDEIFKSSLSESTEEPVGEKIIEITPEELPGPSGNMDLDLPQYAFLSNPAPPIPAPLEPVPHINPMEPKSIFKFYTPSKFNPQSFNSSGAFKVKPIDFGPPKVRESTSPTLEEMPKNLENTPSDPSDWKGKPESNLNNENQLLSAEANESSECKNLLRFDSVDEENVGFDDAVCEKSTEKDLLAELPPEVNVLQMPLQISVEINPNEDVFEGHGNGTSAFSVAAISPRESLQGVESIHQNFNNFTKHMLANDYVLIEKTGKNEQSKAGDSSPWAIGESAICDTIPEESPSFDVDWGTFGENECELNQEEQPAEVSNETPWSLLDHMTADDGEIAPSENDEDEIVEALEASAISKEEEDEKNCDDVMESELDQNIICDQDEEENERLCISDDEAATADLAAAAAGTQEVPAVESNERDVNLEKSWGVLGLRLEMACLGDDENFSVIVAEVMSGGAAEYEGTIQPGDQILAVNGSPAGTLEETVRLFRVGPDVVNLRILRNAAPAVEMGSNVSCEKGLNRRSISSGNLDAPLPRASKVAHLANHNGSQTLNKHCGSLPNYLDRENDQENNNRVNNQLNMELKFHSVLPRDNGAPDRLPPLLLPPPPLFHDPVNDQGYGSERSPEEEKPPLLLPKYPFINKENVFEVCLSRGSRGLGLSVTGGVDCANEPWPGLIRIKRLFPRQPAWQDGNLAPGDVLLEVNGVHLTGMTNYEALEVLRTTSPEVKLKVCRPPAGAGLLPVDPEDSVMKPVEDVLKPSIPLRHEDQASDDSNDEREEKDAKDTSPESGEFSIEIRKVDKSLGFTLWKEDTSRLGHYVRALVKEPAVSDGRIRPGDKIMAVNDVEFSELSHEEAVAFLRKCGDVVTIKLYRDAAQTPLSFLSPTDGFRTFPRTRPLLRKEAMDMLHDLAGKKQGSPQDSNRHRRASDGHNHKSPHSASPRKKLVKTPPSHLKAEKVDKPADVTDASGRAALQLSLQALADAKNSAERSESQSRSSSRPVSLDLSTPSSARKQKFQFMSPPFSGEDDEDDSSVIAGLSPPNEYPGPSSLVSQPASMPPMESSSAALFGKLQYQSAHLPSNQSPSLSACSDQEICQNPHGLLKWKGVQLNPMSKTTTPVTPKLKLPPTDLQNVDGEVLVVELTRGWNSRLGFTLTAGEDGKTVIKQIYPDSVAFKDGRLKVGDHIVMVNDENMDLLSTPEVIDLVRKIRGTVAITIVRKKEF